One genomic region from Natrinema caseinilyticum encodes:
- a CDS encoding MaoC family dehydratase, which produces MSHQNTRGDNLSAMTTAWSAMTRGFLRTATAANRAAVSAMLPSIDGENGQERNRISPSIPSIDYSDLDWQFDRTVDDPDRISVGDTVTFEKAITDEDVRAFAAVSGDTNRLHLDEGFAAETRFGERIVHGTLASGLISAALARLPGLTIYLSQDLEFSGPVGVGDRVSARVEIVENLGNDQYRLETVVRNEDEDATVIDGEAVVLIDDLPAE; this is translated from the coding sequence ATGTCCCACCAGAATACTCGAGGAGATAACTTGAGTGCTATGACGACCGCGTGGTCGGCGATGACGCGTGGGTTCCTTCGAACTGCGACGGCGGCGAACCGGGCGGCTGTTTCGGCGATGCTTCCGTCTATCGACGGCGAAAACGGCCAGGAGCGGAACCGAATTTCCCCTTCCATCCCGTCGATCGATTACTCCGATCTCGACTGGCAGTTCGACCGCACCGTCGACGACCCCGACCGCATCAGCGTCGGTGACACCGTTACCTTCGAGAAAGCGATCACCGACGAAGACGTTCGGGCGTTCGCCGCCGTAAGCGGCGACACGAACCGCCTCCACCTCGACGAGGGGTTCGCAGCCGAGACCCGCTTCGGCGAGCGGATCGTCCACGGGACCCTCGCCTCCGGCCTGATCAGCGCGGCGCTCGCCCGGCTTCCCGGACTCACGATTTACCTCTCTCAGGATCTCGAGTTCAGCGGACCGGTCGGCGTCGGCGACCGCGTCTCCGCCCGCGTCGAAATCGTCGAAAACCTCGGTAACGACCAGTACCGACTCGAGACGGTCGTCCGTAACGAGGACGAAGACGCCACCGTGATCGACGGTGAGGCGGTCGTCCTGATCGACGACCTGCCCGCCGAGTAA
- a CDS encoding phosphomannomutase, whose translation MTLFGTAGIRGPIEEVTPSLALSVGQAAGEPGETFVVGRDGRETGTALAAAVEAGLESVGADVRRLGQVPTPALAFASRDRRGIMLTASHNPPADNGIKLFVDGVEYDADAERIIEDRVATDDSRVANWDEWGDAERLPVLDRYREAVVSYVREQFHPRDAGTEAEASASTDLLEGVRIAVDCGNGMGGLATPQVLERLGASVVAVNASVDGHFPGRDSKPTPETLSEFSAFLADGTFDLGLAHDGDADRLVVLGPDGDVIHEDTILAVVAARYTATSTADDPVVVTTPNASARIDERVRAAGGRVERVRLGALHEGIARERNRGGDDTEIVFAAEPWKHIHTAFGGWIDGVVSAAVVATLVAEAGDTETLRAPVSERPYRKVSVDCPDDAKSESMAALEVALPEAFPEAAVETEYGVRLEFDDASWILVRPSGTEPYVRLYAESDTVDELVADARAVIETAVAENR comes from the coding sequence ATGACGCTTTTTGGGACGGCAGGGATTCGCGGTCCGATCGAGGAGGTGACACCGTCGTTGGCGCTCTCGGTCGGCCAGGCCGCCGGCGAACCCGGGGAAACGTTCGTGGTCGGCCGCGACGGGCGGGAAACGGGTACAGCACTCGCGGCAGCCGTCGAAGCCGGCCTCGAGAGCGTCGGGGCCGACGTCCGTCGCCTCGGCCAGGTTCCGACGCCCGCTCTCGCGTTCGCCTCGCGGGACCGGCGAGGGATCATGCTCACCGCGAGCCACAATCCTCCCGCGGACAACGGCATCAAACTCTTCGTCGACGGTGTCGAGTACGACGCCGACGCCGAGCGGATCATCGAGGACCGCGTCGCGACCGACGATTCGCGGGTCGCCAACTGGGACGAGTGGGGCGACGCCGAACGACTTCCCGTACTCGATCGGTACCGCGAGGCCGTCGTGTCGTACGTTCGCGAGCAGTTCCACCCTCGAGATGCGGGGACCGAAGCCGAGGCGTCGGCCTCGACGGACCTCCTCGAGGGGGTTCGGATCGCCGTCGACTGCGGGAACGGGATGGGCGGGCTCGCGACGCCGCAGGTCCTGGAGCGTCTCGGCGCGTCGGTCGTCGCGGTCAACGCCTCCGTCGACGGACACTTCCCCGGTCGCGACAGCAAACCCACTCCGGAGACGCTCTCCGAATTCTCCGCGTTCCTCGCGGACGGGACGTTCGATCTCGGCCTCGCCCACGACGGTGACGCCGACCGACTCGTCGTCCTCGGTCCCGACGGCGACGTGATCCACGAAGATACGATCCTCGCGGTGGTCGCCGCCCGCTATACGGCTACCAGCACTGCCGACGATCCAGTCGTCGTCACGACCCCGAACGCCTCGGCCCGCATCGACGAGCGGGTCCGTGCGGCCGGCGGTCGCGTCGAACGCGTCCGACTGGGTGCGCTCCACGAAGGAATCGCCCGCGAACGGAACCGCGGCGGCGACGACACCGAGATCGTCTTCGCCGCCGAACCCTGGAAACACATCCACACCGCGTTCGGCGGCTGGATAGACGGCGTGGTCAGCGCCGCGGTCGTGGCCACGCTCGTCGCCGAGGCCGGGGACACCGAGACGCTCCGTGCCCCGGTCAGCGAGCGACCGTACCGAAAGGTCAGCGTCGACTGCCCCGACGACGCGAAATCCGAATCCATGGCCGCCCTCGAGGTCGCACTCCCCGAGGCGTTCCCGGAGGCAGCGGTCGAAACGGAGTACGGCGTCCGCCTCGAGTTCGACGACGCCTCGTGGATACTCGTCCGACCGAGCGGCACGGAACCGTACGTTCGGCTCTACGCCGAGAGCGATACCGTCGACGAGCTCGTCGCCGATGCGCGCGCAGTCATCGAAACGGCGGTCGCGGAAAACCGGTGA
- a CDS encoding AbrB/MazE/SpoVT family DNA-binding domain-containing protein, which produces MTDDSDRSLWFPPAMFAEGMQEAGEQVAESQQEMMKQLLQATSADPFESGSAFGPMNMGTATFKARVQSGGRVSIPGPEREALDIEEGDIVQTIVIPVKRNREE; this is translated from the coding sequence ATGACGGACGACTCCGACCGATCGCTCTGGTTCCCGCCTGCGATGTTCGCCGAGGGGATGCAGGAAGCAGGAGAGCAGGTCGCGGAATCCCAGCAGGAGATGATGAAGCAGTTGTTGCAGGCCACGTCGGCGGATCCGTTCGAAAGCGGGTCGGCGTTCGGCCCGATGAACATGGGTACGGCGACGTTCAAAGCCCGCGTCCAGAGCGGCGGTCGGGTCAGTATTCCCGGCCCCGAACGGGAAGCCCTCGACATCGAAGAGGGCGACATCGTCCAGACAATCGTCATCCCCGTCAAACGAAACCGAGAGGAGTAA
- a CDS encoding M23 family metallopeptidase — protein MNEAEGTGSIPGQPSGAESSALRSRLPSPTSFAILFVLGIPGTLFPSLRRLEIFYLFGLFGLWPMVKAVLPSANGDTDGEPTDWITMGTQSRVRPLVSMLYLQLNPSLQLTGIRQLAGHVPVLLRYRFRLPNPDRFEQQVDYRLPVAGEWTVVNGGPTRESSHSWGLLAQRYAYDLVVTDERGRSHEGSAESPAAYHCFGEPVVAPADGVVVAAEDGHRDYHRAGGWLDPRQRDLRGNHVTIEHAPGEYSVLAHLQEGSLAVSAGDRLERGDRIARCGHSGNSTEPHLHFQLQDRASFFRSMGLPIHFSNLSVRDPDGEKTSHERAYITAGQRVASTE, from the coding sequence GTGAACGAAGCCGAGGGTACCGGATCGATCCCGGGGCAGCCATCTGGAGCGGAGTCGTCCGCTCTCCGGTCGCGGCTCCCAAGTCCGACGTCCTTCGCGATTCTGTTCGTCCTCGGAATCCCGGGCACGCTGTTTCCGTCGCTGCGGCGCCTCGAGATCTTCTATCTGTTCGGATTGTTCGGCCTCTGGCCGATGGTGAAGGCGGTCCTACCGTCGGCGAACGGCGATACGGACGGCGAGCCGACGGACTGGATCACGATGGGGACGCAGTCGCGCGTTCGGCCGCTCGTGTCGATGCTGTACCTTCAGCTCAATCCCTCCCTCCAGCTAACGGGAATCCGACAGCTCGCCGGCCACGTTCCGGTCCTCCTCCGGTATCGGTTCCGACTGCCGAACCCGGACCGGTTCGAGCAGCAGGTCGACTACCGACTGCCGGTCGCGGGGGAGTGGACGGTCGTCAACGGCGGGCCGACCCGCGAGTCCTCCCACTCGTGGGGGCTGCTCGCCCAGCGATACGCCTACGATCTGGTCGTGACCGACGAACGGGGGCGCTCCCACGAGGGGAGCGCCGAGAGTCCGGCGGCGTACCACTGCTTCGGCGAGCCAGTCGTTGCACCCGCCGACGGCGTGGTTGTCGCGGCCGAAGACGGTCACCGCGATTATCATCGGGCCGGCGGGTGGCTGGATCCGCGCCAGCGCGACCTGCGGGGGAACCACGTGACGATCGAACACGCGCCCGGCGAGTACAGCGTTCTCGCACACCTGCAGGAAGGCAGCCTCGCGGTCTCCGCGGGAGACCGCCTCGAGCGCGGAGACCGTATCGCCAGGTGTGGACACTCCGGCAACTCGACGGAGCCACACCTTCACTTTCAGCTCCAGGACCGGGCCTCGTTCTTCCGATCGATGGGGCTCCCGATTCACTTTTCGAACCTGTCCGTTCGGGACCCCGACGGCGAGAAGACGTCGCACGAGCGTGCCTACATTACTGCCGGCCAGCGAGTCGCGTCGACGGAGTGA
- the cdd gene encoding cytidine deaminase, producing the protein MDDLIDAARDIQDRAHVPYSGYTVGAALETDDGEVFVGCNLENANFSNSLHAEEVAIAEAVKNGHHEFSRLAVSSGRRDGVTPCGMCRQTLTEFCDGDLEIVCDEGDDVSAYTLGELLPDTITQETLE; encoded by the coding sequence ATGGACGACCTGATCGACGCCGCTCGCGACATTCAGGACCGCGCGCACGTCCCGTACTCCGGCTATACCGTCGGTGCGGCCCTCGAGACCGATGACGGTGAGGTCTTCGTCGGCTGTAACCTCGAGAACGCGAACTTCAGCAACAGCCTCCACGCCGAGGAGGTCGCGATCGCTGAGGCGGTCAAGAACGGCCACCACGAGTTCTCGCGACTCGCCGTCAGTTCCGGCCGACGCGACGGCGTCACTCCCTGCGGGATGTGTCGCCAGACCCTGACGGAGTTCTGTGACGGCGACCTGGAGATCGTCTGCGACGAGGGCGACGACGTTAGCGCGTACACGCTCGGCGAATTGCTCCCGGACACGATTACGCAGGAGACGCTCGAGTAG
- a CDS encoding DUF3267 domain-containing protein, with protein MYVDPDPECDDEGWGATRSAVVPAVAIVAFGGSYVGTYGLDRYLTYTELLGQNGVVLQFAVMVGLIALHEAIHAVAYATVGGLSWDEIDVEFALEFEDGYDPLHHSVHPARPVRRWVYYVGVAAPGVVLGFVPAAIALLTGNPLAMFVGIVGLLLLSTDVGSLVSAWRNPEAMAVPEPAN; from the coding sequence ATGTACGTCGACCCCGATCCGGAATGTGACGACGAGGGGTGGGGAGCGACGCGTTCGGCGGTCGTTCCGGCGGTCGCCATCGTGGCGTTCGGCGGAAGCTACGTCGGAACTTACGGGCTCGATCGGTACCTGACTTACACGGAGTTGCTCGGCCAGAACGGCGTCGTCCTCCAGTTCGCCGTCATGGTGGGGCTGATCGCGCTTCACGAAGCGATCCACGCCGTCGCCTACGCGACGGTCGGCGGCCTCTCGTGGGACGAAATCGACGTCGAGTTCGCACTCGAGTTCGAGGACGGGTACGATCCGCTCCACCACTCGGTGCATCCGGCGCGACCGGTTCGACGCTGGGTCTACTACGTCGGCGTCGCTGCACCGGGGGTCGTCCTCGGGTTCGTTCCCGCCGCAATCGCGCTCCTGACCGGCAACCCGCTCGCGATGTTCGTCGGGATCGTCGGCCTCCTGTTGCTTTCGACGGACGTCGGATCCCTCGTCAGCGCCTGGCGGAACCCGGAGGCGATGGCCGTACCGGAGCCGGCGAACTGA